A genomic region of Zygotorulaspora mrakii chromosome 7, complete sequence contains the following coding sequences:
- the EAP1 gene encoding Eap1p (similar to Saccharomyces cerevisiae EAP1 (YKL204W); ancestral locus Anc_1.518), with protein sequence MVDPLSKNLTNDILMPPTTEVSNDIKTFFRDIETHSFKSSDESLEGEHDHGTVPVNVSPYSADYKPPISESKIYVYSINELLSFSKVPASPSIQELIDSLPKKKFWRFGRRFSDQGSHKGTGQKNGNRSPNPNSKTKSVVGEESFGEKKNSKGKNSRVQHPKRGSKFGKGERIGYLEEKDITVNNEDLLALEENFERTGNSMADFESWKAKMKEMERKKRGLSETKIEGVENKAFSSSTSSSISDFLKLNKNSNADNGGIEKVDASDRSSADEHRKNKQNETLKGASRFSSFFTQSSSPNVPTPAVNTAASATEQHPDGNAKKPLEPATSGSRLMSFFNADSQKVKQAPGPLRNSSGPKEVINSFIQPTAQYPGPQPVPPLPNVQRVPAGEQSQTNNLFFQGLLNRGKLQESNGMPAPPPEMSVPPGMGHLSHAPVPQQSQQAHRGTVPPGFPMGISPANFPPPFQRSSQMPAHLVSENTKNIGDSKSMSAGGNSTIHMNQHRNHPPPGVLPQMAPGMAPPGFSPMQGLPPNFNPSMYGPPAGIMPPNGQPFYPPMPPPPGGNVNFGPFQIPSMPKQQDSRPSK encoded by the coding sequence ATGGTAGACCCGTTAAGCAAAAACTTGACCAATGATATCCTAATGCCACCAACAACTGAGGTGTCCAATGACATTAAAACCTTTTTTAGGGACATTGAAACTCATAGCTTCAAATCCAGCGATGAATCGTTGGAGGGCGAGCACGATCATGGAACTGTACCGGTGAATGTATCTCCTTATTCTGCCGATTACAAACCTCCCATATCAGAGAGCAAGATATATGTTTACAGCATAAATGAATTgctttcattttctaaaGTGCCTGCATCTCCTTCTATACAGGAACTCATCGATTCTTTGCCTAAGAAGAAGTTTTGGAGATTTGGTCGTAGGTTTTCGGATCAAGGCTCTCATAAAGGCACAGGCCAAAAGAATGGAAACAGAAGCCCAAATCCAAACTCCAAAACAAAGTCTGTTGTTGGGGAAGAGAGTTTTGgtgagaaaaagaatagtAAAGGCAAAAATTCAAGGGTTCAGCACCCGAAAAGGGGAAGTAAATTTGGCAAGGGTGAGAGAATCGGTTATCTGGAAGAGAAAGACATTACGGTTAATAATGAAGACCTGCTTGCGTTGGAAGAGAACTTTGAACGGACTGGTAATTCAATGGCAGACTTTGAATCATGGAAAGCTAAGATGAAGGAGATGGAACGTAAAAAGAGAGGCTTATctgaaacaaaaattgaaggagttgaaaataaagcattttcttcaagtaCGTCAAGTTCAATATCTGACTTTTTAAAATTAAACAAAAACAGTAACGCAGATAATGGCGGCATCGAGAAAGTTGATGCGAGTGACCGGAGCTCCGCCGATGAACATAggaaaaacaaacaaaatGAGACATTAAAAGGTGCCTCAAGATTTTCGTCTTTTTTCACTCAATCTTCGTCGCCAAATGTTCCAACACCAGCTGTTAATACTGCTGCCAGTGCTACAGAACAACATCCCGATGGAAACGCGAAAAAACCATTAGAACCGGCAACCAGTGGATCTCGACTTATGTCCTTTTTCAATGCGGACTCTCAGAAAGTGAAACAGGCACCAGGACCTTTACGCAATAGCTCAGGACCTAAAGAGGTAATAAATTCGTTTATACAACCTACAGCACAATATCCGGGTCCACAGCCAGTACCCCCGTTGCCTAATGTGCAAAGAGTGCCTGCCGGAGAGCAATCGCAAACAAATAACCTGTTCTTCCAAGGGCTACTCAACAGAGGCAAATTACAAGAATCCAACGGGATGCCTGCTCCACCACCGGAGATGAGTGTCCCACCGGGAATGGGTCATTTATCTCATGCACCAGTACCTCAGCAATCTCAACAAGCTCACCGAGGTACAGTACCACCTGGATTTCCAATGGGAATCTCACCAGCTAATTTTCCACCAccatttcaaagaagttCTCAAATGCCTGCCCATTTGGTGAGCGAAAACACAAAAAACATTGGCGATAGCAAATCGATGAGTGCGGGTGGTAATTCAACTATACACATGAATCAACATCGAAATCACCCTCCACCAGGCGTACTTCCTCAAATGGCACCAGGTATGGCACCTCCAGGATTTTCTCCAATGCAAGGTTTACCACCGAATTTTAACCCATCCATGTATGGACCCCCCGCTGGAATAATGCCACCAAATGGCCAACCTTTTTATCCTCCAATGCCACCTCCACCAGGCGGAAATGTAAATTTTGGGCCATTTCAAATCCCTAGCATGCCCAAACAACAAGATAGTAGGCCAAGTAAATAA